Below is a genomic region from Rouxiella chamberiensis.
ACACAAATTAGAATTAACACTTTTATAACAACACGAACTGCTAACTCATCCTTGTGGAAAATAGGGATTACAGCCCGTATTCAGTGTGCGAATGGGAGAAGGCGAAAAGCGGAGACGGGAAAAGCGAACCGGGCCGCAATAGTGCGGCCCGATGAGGAAGTTACTTGTGCGGCAGTTTGATGTCTTTGAACAGGGCTTCGATATCTTCGTTGGAACGCAGCGCGATGGCGCTGTCGACCACGTCTCGCGTGAGGTGCGGAGCGAAGCGCTGAATGAAGTCATACATGTAGCTGCGCAGGAAAGTGCTGCGACGAAAGCCGATTTTGGTGGTGCTGTGGGTGAAGATATCGCTGGCATCCACCGTGACCAAATCAGGATCCTGTACCGGGTCAACCGCCATGCTGGCGATAACGCCCACACCGAGTCCGAGACGCACATAGGTTTTGATCACGTCGGCGTCGGTCGCGGTAAAGACGATGCGAGGCGTAAGACCGGCGCGATTGAAGGCGGTATCAAGTTCCGAGCGGCCGGTAAAGCCGAAGGTGTAGGTCACAATCGGATACGCCGCCAGCTCTTCGATAGTGACCTTTTCTTTGCCCGCAAGCGGGTGATCGGGCTGAACCACCACCGCGCGGTTCCAGTGATAGCAAGGCAGCATGATAAGGTCATCATATAAATGCAGCGCTTCGGTCGCGATGGCGAAATCGGCATTGCCTTTCGACACGGCCTCGGCGATTTGCGTAGGCGAGCCCTGATGCATATGCAGCGACACACGCGGGTAGCGCTCGATAAAGCCCTTGATGACATTCGGCAGCGCGTAGCGTGCCTGTGTGTGCGTGGTCGCGACATACAGCGAGCCTTTATCGGGATAGGTATGTTCTCCGGCAACGGCCTTTATGGCGTCAACCTTTGACAGCACTTCGCGGGCTATGCGGATGATTTCCTGTCCCGCGGGCGTAACCTGGGTAAGATGTTTACCGCTACGGGCAAAAATCTGGATCCCGAGTTCATCTTCCAGCATGCGAACCTGCTTGCTGATGCCAGGCTGTGAGGTGTAGAGGCCTTCTGCCGTCGAAGAGACGTTCAGATTGTGATTAACAACTTCTACGATGTAACGCAGCTGCTGCAATTTCATATCTTATACCATCCTAGTTGCAAACCCTGACCAAACTCTTTCACTCTCTATGCTGGCAGAAAGGAACAGGCACTTATTATGCGGGCTAAAGTATTGTGTGTGTCGTTTAATTCTAATAATGCATAAAAACGATATTTTATATACCAACTGTATCATTTATCAAACAATTTTGTCTTGCCAATGATTATAAAAAAATCAATATGGGCAGCGAATCCGTTGTTCGGCGCAACACTTTGCAATAAAGTCTCACGTTGCCTGGCCTGATGACAATAAAAAAACCAGCCATCAAGGCTGGTTTTTAGCGTGAAGCATTAGAGGCGCGAGGGCTTATTTCTTGCCTTCGACCCATTTGCCGTCGACAAAGAAGGCTGTCCAGCCCGTCGCCTTGCCGTCTTTTTCGGAGGAGACGTACTGCTGCTTGGTCTTGCGGCTAAAGCGGACCATCGACTTGTTGCCTTCGGGATCCGCCACCGGCGCATCGGCCAGATAGCTTAATTTTTCCGGCAGGCGGTCTTTGAATCGCAGCAACTCTTCCACCAATGGCGCGCGGGTTTCACGCGATTTAGGGAAGGTGTTGGCGGCAAGGAACACGCCGGCCGCGCCGTCACGCAGCACAAAGTAGGCATCGGACTTCTCGCAAGGCAGTTCAGGCAGCGGCACCGGATCTTCCTTCGGTGGCGCGACATCGCCATTGCGCAGGATCTTGCGGGTGTTCTTGCAGTCTTCATTGGTACACCCCATGTACTTGCCGAAGCGCCCCATTTTCAGGTGCATTTCGGAACCACACTTGTCGCACTCGACCACAGGACCGTCATACCCCTTGATGCGGAACTCGCCTTCTTCAATCTCGTAACCGTCGCACTCGGGGTTGTTGCCGCAGACATGCAGCTTGCGGCCGGTATCAATCAGGTAACTGTCCATCGCCGTGCCGCATTTGACACAGCGGCGACGGGCGCGCAGCGCGTTGGTTTCGGCATCGTCGCCTTCCAGCACGTTGAGCACTTCCGATTCCGGCACCAGGTTGATGGTGGTTTTGCAGCGCTCTTTCGGAGGCAATGCGTAACCGGAACAGCCGAGGAACACGCCGGTCGTGGCGGTACGGATTCCCATCGGACGGCCACAGGTCGGACAATCGATGCTGGTCATCACCATCTGGTTCGGGCGCATTCCGCCCTCTTCCGGATCTTTCTCGGCGGTTTCGAGCTGCTGGCTGAACTGGGCGAAGAAGTCGTCCAGCACGCCTTTCCACTCGGCCTTGTTGTTGGCAACCTGATCCAGACCGTCTTCCATGCGCGCGGTGAAATCGTAGTTCATCAGTTCGCGGAAGTTGTCTTCCAGACGATCGGTGACGATTTCGCCCATTTTCTCGGCATAGAAACGGCGATTTTCGACGTGCACATAGCCTCGGTCCTGAATGGTCGAAATGATCGACGCATAGGTGGAAGGACGGCCGATGCCGCGCTTCTCAAGCTCCTTGACCAGAGACGCTTCGCTGAATCGGGCTGGCGGCTTGGTGAAGTGCTGGGTCGGCAACAGCTGTTGCAGATCAAGAGTGGATCCCACTTCAATCGGCGGCAGAGTACGATCATCGTCGCCCTTGCGCAGCGCGGGCATGACGTGAGTCCACCCATCGAAACGCAGGGTACGGCCCTTGGCACGCAGCGAGTAATCACCGGCCTTCACGGTCAGCGTTGTGGAGTCATATTGTGCCGGCACCATCTGGCAGGCTACAAACTGACGCCAGATAAGCTGGTACAATCTCTGGGCATCGGCTTCCATGTCTTTCAATTGCTCGGAAACCACATTGACGTCGGAAGGACGAATCGCTTCGTGCGCTTCCTGGGAATTCTCTTTGTTGCTGTACTGGTTCGGCGCTTTCGGCAGGTATTTCTCGCCGAAATTGTCGCCGATGTAGCCGCGAACCATGTCTACCGCGTCTTTGCTCAGATTGGTCGAGTCGGTACGCATGTAGGTGATATGACCGGCTTCATACAGACGCTGGGCCATCATCATGGTTTTCTTTACGCCGAAGCTCAGACGCGTGCTTGCCGCCTGCTGGAGCGTAGAGGTAATAAAAGGTGCGCCCGGCTTGCTGCTGGTCGGCTTGTCTTCGCGGTCCACCACGTCGAAGCGGGCTTTTTCAAGCAGCGCAACGGCGGCATGGGTCTGTTCGCGATTGACCGGCTTGAAGGCTTTTTCAAGGTGGTGCGTCACTTCCATTTGCAGCGCGATATTGTCTTTGGACTGCAAATCGGCGTGCAGTTCCCAGTACTCTTCGGGAACGAAAGCCTTGATCTCTTTTTCGCGCTCGACCACCAGACGGACGGCAACCGATTGAACACGGCCGGCCGACAGGCCACGGGCAATCTTTTTCCACAGCAGCGGCGACACCATGTAACCCACTACGCGGTCCATGAAGCGACGCGCCTGCTGGGCATTGACACGGTCGATATTCAGTTCGCCCGGCTGTTCGAAAGCCTGCTGGATGGCGTTTTTGGTGATTTCGTTAAACACCACGCGACTAAAACGTTTGTCATCACCGCCGATCACTTCCCGCAGGTGCCAGGCAATGGCTTCCCCTTCGCGGTCAAGGTCGGTTGCGAGATAGATGTGGTCGGCTTTTTCAGCCAGCGCTTTCAGCTCGGCAACGACTTTCTCTTTACCCGGCAATATTTCGTACTGTGCTTCCCAACCATGGAAAGGATCCACGCCCATGCGGTTGACCAGCGCCGTTTTCTCATCCTTTTTAACTTTTTTCTTTGTTTTGTCTTCAGGAGAGGCAGCGCTTTTTTTACTCGCAGAACCACTGGTTGGCAAATCGCGGATATGACCGACGCTGGACTTAACCACGTAGTCATTTCCTAAATATTTATTAATCGTTTTGGCTTTTGCCGGGGACTCAACTATTACGAGAGCTTTGCCCATAATTACCTTTTACCTAAATTATTCTTCTCGGAAAGAAGATTTTGTCTTGATTATGCCGCGGCACATTTAATGTCTTTTTTTATATTGCGGCACTCGGTCAGGAGATCAACCCTTTTTTTAGCTCAGCCTTTTCAACCGTCTTCCAGAGGGACTACCCAGTGAATCGTTGGAGTGTAAGCCCGGACAGGGAAAAGGAAACCGCAATCATGGCACAAAATAATTTTCGAGCGTAAACAAATCATTCCACCCGAAGCCAGAAAATCCCACACTCTACCTGATAAAAATTGCCGCGCAACCTAATTAACGTGTAAATGTGCTTTCTGCCAAGCCGATCATAATTTGATCTCTGTCATGCCGCCTTGCGCCAC
It encodes:
- the cysB gene encoding HTH-type transcriptional regulator CysB; this translates as MKLQQLRYIVEVVNHNLNVSSTAEGLYTSQPGISKQVRMLEDELGIQIFARSGKHLTQVTPAGQEIIRIAREVLSKVDAIKAVAGEHTYPDKGSLYVATTHTQARYALPNVIKGFIERYPRVSLHMHQGSPTQIAEAVSKGNADFAIATEALHLYDDLIMLPCYHWNRAVVVQPDHPLAGKEKVTIEELAAYPIVTYTFGFTGRSELDTAFNRAGLTPRIVFTATDADVIKTYVRLGLGVGVIASMAVDPVQDPDLVTVDASDIFTHSTTKIGFRRSTFLRSYMYDFIQRFAPHLTRDVVDSAIALRSNEDIEALFKDIKLPHK
- the topA gene encoding type I DNA topoisomerase, whose protein sequence is MGKALVIVESPAKAKTINKYLGNDYVVKSSVGHIRDLPTSGSASKKSAASPEDKTKKKVKKDEKTALVNRMGVDPFHGWEAQYEILPGKEKVVAELKALAEKADHIYLATDLDREGEAIAWHLREVIGGDDKRFSRVVFNEITKNAIQQAFEQPGELNIDRVNAQQARRFMDRVVGYMVSPLLWKKIARGLSAGRVQSVAVRLVVEREKEIKAFVPEEYWELHADLQSKDNIALQMEVTHHLEKAFKPVNREQTHAAVALLEKARFDVVDREDKPTSSKPGAPFITSTLQQAASTRLSFGVKKTMMMAQRLYEAGHITYMRTDSTNLSKDAVDMVRGYIGDNFGEKYLPKAPNQYSNKENSQEAHEAIRPSDVNVVSEQLKDMEADAQRLYQLIWRQFVACQMVPAQYDSTTLTVKAGDYSLRAKGRTLRFDGWTHVMPALRKGDDDRTLPPIEVGSTLDLQQLLPTQHFTKPPARFSEASLVKELEKRGIGRPSTYASIISTIQDRGYVHVENRRFYAEKMGEIVTDRLEDNFRELMNYDFTARMEDGLDQVANNKAEWKGVLDDFFAQFSQQLETAEKDPEEGGMRPNQMVMTSIDCPTCGRPMGIRTATTGVFLGCSGYALPPKERCKTTINLVPESEVLNVLEGDDAETNALRARRRCVKCGTAMDSYLIDTGRKLHVCGNNPECDGYEIEEGEFRIKGYDGPVVECDKCGSEMHLKMGRFGKYMGCTNEDCKNTRKILRNGDVAPPKEDPVPLPELPCEKSDAYFVLRDGAAGVFLAANTFPKSRETRAPLVEELLRFKDRLPEKLSYLADAPVADPEGNKSMVRFSRKTKQQYVSSEKDGKATGWTAFFVDGKWVEGKK